Genomic segment of Synechococcus sp. A18-25c:
CGAGTTCCCTGGTGGAGAGCAGATCCTGCTGAAGCAAGTAACGACGGAGCTCCGGCCAATCGCCACAGACCCCAAGCAGTTCAGAGCCGATCATTTCAGCGGTGCGCACTAGCCAGTTGCTGATCAGAGTTTCCAGTTGCATCAATGCCCTGGGGTCATCGGAGGGCAGCAACTGGCCCTCCACCAAGACGGGTTGATCCAGGACTAACGACGCCAGCATCGACTGGGGGTCAGGGAGTTCGTCATCCATCTGCTCAAGATTCGTGCGCTGCAGCAGCTGATCGGCAACTGGGACCAGATCCTCACCAAGAGGAATCCTCACGTAACTCCCGGCCACGCTGCGCAGCGCTTGTTGCTTCACTTCGATTTGCAGGGACTGCCATCGCTCACTGAGAGCTTTGCAATCCCGGGTGCTGGCCAGATCATCGTGGCGTAGGCGAAGCAGCACTTCATGCAGCTGCTTCAGCAGCGTCAACAGTAGGTCGCGACGACGTTCGGGGTTGAGTCCTTCAATGGCGAGCAGTTGGCCGGTGCTGTTGCTCAGACCATTCCCGATGGCTGCTTCAATGCGCTGTTGGATGGCATTCCAAACGGCGCTCGGTTGGCGTTCGCTGAGGGTGAGGTCAAGGGTTTCGCTGTTGGCGCGCAAGGGGACGGCATCCGCTAAGCCCATTTGCAAGGGGCCCCAAAGCCACAACAACAGATTTCTGGCTGCACGCAGCTCCCGGCATCGCCCTTCCAGAAGGAGCTGCAGGACGACATCGTTAGGGGGCGGATCGAGAAGGGCTTCCATGACCTGCAGATCGTGTCCGATCTGCCGCAGTCCACTGAATAACAGTCCCTGCGCTAAGCCGAGAGGCTGATCCTGTATCGGTGCATCAGGTGAGCCGGCACGGAAGCGCAGCACACGTCCTCCGGAGAGCACCGTCTGCACGGCCTCCCTTAACGACTGCAGATCGGGGTCCTGAACAATTCCATCGCAGTTCAGAGCGAGGAGTTCTGCAGGGTCATTACGGAAGTCGGCCGGGAGAACCAGCAGCAGGGGTGCGGGAGCCCAGCGTTGCTGTAACTGCAGAATCTCCCGCTGAACGATCACCATCGTGGGATCACTGGGCAAACACCAAATCACGAGGGCTGGATGGCCTGAGAGTTCGTCGGCCGATCGTTTCAGCTGCCAGGGACAGTTTTCCGTGGGTAATTCAGCTGCCAGCGATTCACCGAGGAGCTCGGGAGCGAACAGAAGAATCTCCCGGACCTGGTCGTTCACGGTGACTTGGAACTGCGCCTATGCGCGCAAGGTAACGGCCTTAAGCCTGATCCTCCAGTGGCAAATTCGGACGTCCGTTGAGTTGAAGGGTGTAGGACTCGATCCGATAACCGGTCCGCCGTTCGATCTGCTTCAGCAGCGCCTCTGGAAGCTCAACATCAAGATCCTCAATCGCGCCACTCTCCAGGCAGGTGAGGTGGCTGTGGGGATCGCTGCGATAGCCGTATAGGCGCCCGTTGGCACGGTC
This window contains:
- a CDS encoding Fur family transcriptional regulator, producing the protein MRLSRQRRMVLDLLWTEASHLSARDIFERLNQQGRKIGHTSVYQNLEALQTAGVIECLDRANGRLYGYRSDPHSHLTCLESGAIEDLDVELPEALLKQIERRTGYRIESYTLQLNGRPNLPLEDQA
- a CDS encoding DUF3685 domain-containing protein, which gives rise to MNDQVREILLFAPELLGESLAAELPTENCPWQLKRSADELSGHPALVIWCLPSDPTMVIVQREILQLQQRWAPAPLLLVLPADFRNDPAELLALNCDGIVQDPDLQSLREAVQTVLSGGRVLRFRAGSPDAPIQDQPLGLAQGLLFSGLRQIGHDLQVMEALLDPPPNDVVLQLLLEGRCRELRAARNLLLWLWGPLQMGLADAVPLRANSETLDLTLSERQPSAVWNAIQQRIEAAIGNGLSNSTGQLLAIEGLNPERRRDLLLTLLKQLHEVLLRLRHDDLASTRDCKALSERWQSLQIEVKQQALRSVAGSYVRIPLGEDLVPVADQLLQRTNLEQMDDELPDPQSMLASLVLDQPVLVEGQLLPSDDPRALMQLETLISNWLVRTAEMIGSELLGVCGDWPELRRYLLQQDLLSTRELERLRNQLNSQSRWEDWIERPIRLYESRRLLFQLKFGRIEPLLLTEPRDQELRQLRWWQQQVALLVEARDAIAPQVQALVRRIGDLMVVLLTQVVGRAIGLIGRGIAQGMGRTLGRS